The Cucumis melo cultivar AY chromosome 5, USDA_Cmelo_AY_1.0, whole genome shotgun sequence genome has a segment encoding these proteins:
- the LOC103491563 gene encoding peroxidase 2 encodes MASLFKVAFFLFLGLMVRASQAQLCPTFYDESCPDVSNIVRGVVKQALAFDERAGARLIRLHFHDCFVNGCDGSVLLEDQPGVVSELGAPGNANITGFNIVNNIKAAVEKACPGVVSCADILAIASVEAVNLAGGPCWEVQLGRRDSRRANLQGAIDGLPSPFEDVTQLKRKFGRVGLDSTDLVALSGAHTFGKSRCRFFDRRLNVSNPDNTLDARFAQQLRRACSSSRDTFVNLDPTTPNQFDKNYYTNLQSNIGLLGSDQVLHSTPGEDTVDIVNVFAVSQQQFFDSFGQSMINMGNIRPLTGNQGEIRSNCRRLN; translated from the exons ATGGCTTCCTTGTTCAAAGTTGCCTTCTTTTTGTTTCTGGGGTTGATGGTTAGAGCTTCCCAAGCTCAGCTCTGCCCCACGTTTTACGATGAATCATGCCCCGACGTATCCAACATTGTGCGGGGTGTGGTAAAACAAGCCTTGGCCTTTGACGAACGTGCTGGTGCCAGACTCATTCGACTTCATTTCCACGACTGCTTTGTAAAT GGGTGTGATGGGTCGGTTTTACTAGAGGACCAACCTGGTGTAGTGAGTGAGCTTGGCGCCCCTGGAAACGCCAATATTACAGGGTTTAACATTGTTAATAACATCAAAGCTGCAGTTGAAAAGGCTTGTCCCGGTGTTGTTTCATGTGCTGACATCTTAGCCATAGCTTCCGTGGAAGCAGTTAATTTG GCAGGAGGACCGTGTTGGGAGGTACAACTAGGAAGAAGAGACAGTAGAAGGGCAAATTTACAAGGCGCAATAGATGGGCTTCCAAGTCCTTTCGAAGATGTTACACAACTTAAACGCAAGTTCGGTAGAGTAGGTCTTGATTCTACTGATCTTGTTGCCTTATCTG GTGCACACACATTTGGGAAATCGAGATGTCGATTTTTCGACCGACGTTTGAACGTTTCAAATCCAGATAACACACTGGACGCGAGGTTTGCACAACAGCTCCGGCGAGCTTGCAGTAGCAGCCGGGACACGTTTGTGAATCTGGATCCCACCACTCCCAACCAGTTCGACAAGAACTACTACACAAACCTTCAGTCCAACATCGGCCTTCTCGGCAGTGACCAAGTCCTTCACTCCACTCCCGGCGAGGACACCGTCGACATCGTCAACGTCTTCGCCGTCAGCCAGCAACAGTTCTTCGACAGCTTCGGCCAGTCCATGATCAACATGGGAAATATCCGACCGTTAACCGGTAACCAAGGAGAAATTAGATCCAATTGCCGAAGGCTgaactaa